The Pichia kudriavzevii chromosome 3, complete sequence nucleotide sequence TCCAAAGGATATAATGCAAAGTACAAATTGACTGCATTGCAATTTTGTAAAAAGAAGCTGACCGAACACAGATAATATTACAGTAGATTTTAATAACAAGCCTGTTGTATTTAGCAACGTAGATCTCAATGAGTCTTCTAAATGCATagtttttcattatttcaCGTTCAGATCTACTCACCCTGTTGGAGATGCATGCTACTTTGACAATACAATTGATCCCTTCTGTATGTCTGATATTgaccaaaaaaatacttCCGTTTTCGAAAATCAGGGGGATTATTTGGTTTTCGTAGTTCGTTTCCAGCATTTGATGCAGTTGTGACTCGTCGAATTCCTGTTTCATCCGCCTCTTGTACGTGACCATAAGCGACTTCTGAACTGTTATTGGTGGCCTCTCCAATTTGCCGTTCTTGCCAAATGCCGCTGGATTTGTTATTCTATTGTAAGAGAGACTATGAATAAACTCAAACATTTTGTCAAACTTCTTACCTTCTCCGAATAAAGTCAAATCCTTaactttttgaaaatattcatTTGAGATTTCTTCTGTAAATAGTTCTCCCAAaacctcttttttttcaagcttCAGTTTATTTGTGTCCTCTCTGATACTATTGGGGCCAACATTAAAGTTATTATCGTTAACACTATTATTGACTCTATTAGGCGGTTCGGGAGTAACCTCCTTCTTCGCCAGTAAATATTCTTCATATTGCCTCTCTTCATCCTCCTTCCCGTCACTGTCCTCTAAATCGTTTATTTCAAACGGGGCGTCCACAGTCCCCAATGGCCGTGGATCTAACTTCCTTCGTTTGACAATGTTTTCTGTACCAGATGCCACCTCATTTTTATTcgcattttcattttcatcttcacttttAGCTGTTCTTCCATAATCTTTGTTTTGCGCTTGGATTCTAGATTCAATGGCAAGCATTTCTTGCCTTTCTATTTCGATTCTCTGTTGCTCCCTAATTTGCCTCTCCCTTTCCAGCTTCTCCCTATATGCTTTCTCCCTCTCCTGTATTTCTCTTTGGAGCTTCTCCTTACGTTCAAGCTCCTCTCTCTCACGATGCCTACGCTGCTCATCAATTCGGGCAAGTTGTTCCTTATGCTTTCTACGTTGTTCATCCAACAATTTAAACTCTAAATTTCGCTTTTCCTTTAGTTTTTCCTCAATCATAAACAAATAGTTAGACCTAAATTCTAAATCAATGTTATCAATAACTGGTGATACTTGGGATATATCGAACTTCCTCGGTGAAGCATTAGGATTACAGAAACAATTTGTTAGGGTAATAGGATCCAGACAAAACGTTAAAACCACAGACAACAAATTGATGGAATTGAAATTAGAGGGAGGTTCAAAGTATTCAATAAAATTTGCAGGATATTTAAGAGcagattttgataatttgtGTTTGAAGAACAATACAAATGACTTGATCTCCAAAGAAGCTTCAATGGGGAAACTTGAAACTTTATCTATATTACCTTGACAATTGACCAATatgattttattgatatctttgaatCCTAAAGCTAGATGCCATTTATGATTGTATTGGAAAGGGTGCAGATAAATAGAAGCATTGCTATCCCTTGGCCCCCATTGTAAatcatttttgaataaaacCAAACTGacttttttggaattgtaTTCATCCAATATCAAATTACAGTAATGGTATAGTGTTTCCttatcaaacaaaatacGATAACTTTGAGGTGGAATAGTCTTTTGTTTGACCTTGTTCAAATCAACATACATTTGGGTGTAATTATACTTGTATAATTCTTCGTCCCCATTGCTTCTTGAAGACACCCCCCGTTtatattcatcatcagcCACATGGATGTTAGATTCGTCATCACTAATTTGGAAGGCTCCCATTTAACCTTTTATATCTTAATAGAGACTGTCGTTATTGTTAGTATTAGCTCCACAAACAATATTTAGCTActctttatctttgaattttcctAATTGAAACAGGGCAACGATTAATTCAAACACTTCAGATTCGCCTAGAAATGTCAAAAAGTCAATCCTCCAAGCgatgtgaaaaaaaaagtttgatGTTCGAATCGGTTGGTGCCTCCAAGAAAAAGTGCCGTTAAGTGAGATCGAGCGAGGGCGAGGGGGAAAAGGGAAGGGGATCAAAGTTCCTccaattttctttactaAAGCATATGGGCCATTTACCAACAGTGGAACTTGTGTATGGAGGCTATACCACCCTCTTGTCTATCTCAATATCTCTGTTACTCTTCTTCATAATACGTACCTGTTGATGTATCTTTTCCAATCACTGAAGGGAAACAACGATCCTGCTTGTGTGTCAATTGTATCTGTTAACTGTAATTGTAGTTGTAAATGGTATACATTAGGAGAACACATTCAAAttcccccctccccccattgaacaacaacaaaattgCAACTACACCATTCGAAGCGCCCCCCACCGCCTTCCATGGCctaaaagagaaaaaaaaaactgttCAAGAGCCaccgaaaaaaaaaaaaaataaaaacaacttttttctctcttcttgttttggAAGGCGCGAAAACgttcacttttttttattcccattttcaccctcattttcattgccATTGTCGTTC carries:
- a CDS encoding uncharacterized protein (PKUD0C04720), coding for MYVDLNKVKQKTIPPQSYRILFDKETLYHYCNLILDEYNSKKVSLVLFKNDLQWGPRDSNASIYLHPFQYNHKWHLALGFKDINKIILVNCQGNIDKVSSFPIEASLEIKSFVLFFKHKLSKSALKYPANFIEYFEPPSNFNSINLLSVVLTFCLDPITLTNCFCNPNASPRKFDISQVSPVIDNIDLEFRSNYLFMIEEKLKEKRNLEFKLLDEQRRKHKEQLARIDEQRRHREREELERKEKLQREIQEREKAYREKLERERQIREQQRIEIERQEMLAIESRIQAQNKDYGRTAKSEDENENANKNEVASGTENIVKRRKLDPRPLGTVDAPFEINDLEDSDGKEDEERQYEEYLLAKKEVTPEPPNRVNNSVNDNNFNVGPNSIREDTNKLKLEKKEVLGELFTEEISNEYFQKVKDLTLFGEGKKFDKMFEFIHSLSYNRITNPAAFGKNGKLERPPITVQKSLMVTYKRRMKQEFDESQLHQMLETNYENQIIPLIFENGSIFLVNIRHTEGINCIVKVACISNRVSRSEREIMKNYAFRRLIEIYVAKYNRLVIKIYCNIICVRSASFYKIAMQSICTLHYILWRNKFNVSSVKPRNEALDSYISFFENMLTCTSQGDLFKAELNLKRLIKYVLQNNE